A genome region from Nitrospinota bacterium includes the following:
- the frr gene encoding ribosome recycling factor: protein MGKTITDESARRMETTVADLQRELAGIRTGRASAGLLEHVTVDYYGTPTPITQMATIATPEARLITVQPWDMSQLAVIEKAIQNSNLGITPANDGKVIRLVMPPMTEERRKELAKIAKKYGEEHKVAIRNIRRDGMDNVKKKLKAKEISEDDEKTLEAKIQKITDDYIKKIDVSVASKEKEILET from the coding sequence ATGGGAAAGACGATAACGGATGAATCAGCCAGGAGAATGGAAACAACCGTTGCCGATTTGCAGAGGGAACTCGCCGGCATAAGGACCGGCAGGGCGTCTGCTGGGCTCTTGGAGCATGTAACGGTAGATTATTACGGAACCCCGACGCCGATAACCCAGATGGCGACTATAGCCACCCCAGAGGCGAGGCTCATTACGGTTCAGCCATGGGACATGTCCCAGCTTGCCGTTATCGAAAAAGCCATCCAGAACTCAAATCTAGGCATCACTCCCGCCAACGACGGGAAGGTGATACGGCTTGTAATGCCGCCAATGACCGAAGAGCGGAGAAAAGAGCTGGCAAAGATAGCTAAAAAATATGGTGAGGAACACAAGGTCGCCATCAGGAATATCCGGCGCGACGGAATGGACAACGTAAAGAAAAAGCTGAAGGCGAAAGAGATTTCCGAAGACGATGAAAAAACGCTTGAAGCTAAGATACAGAAGATCACGGACGATTACATAAAAAAGATCGACGTGAGCGTAGCAAGTAAGGAAAAGGAGATACTGGAGACCTGA
- the pyrH gene encoding UMP kinase, whose amino-acid sequence MPKSRLRFKRILIKLSGESLAGKSGEGLDYDAIRGIAEELKEIKEMGAEIAIVIGGGNILRGTQAAKAGIDRVQADYMGMLGTVINGLALQSSLEQIGVETRMQTAVTMSQVAEPFVRRKAIRHLEKGRIIIFAGGTGNPYFTTDTTASLRAMEMKAEVLLKATKVDGVYSSDPMVDKNARKYTELKFIDVLQKGIKVMDAAAISLCMENRVTIIVFNTLERGNIKRVLCGEKIGTIVRGV is encoded by the coding sequence ATGCCGAAGTCGAGGTTAAGGTTCAAAAGGATATTGATAAAGCTGAGCGGCGAGTCTCTTGCCGGAAAATCGGGGGAAGGGCTTGATTACGACGCCATCCGTGGAATAGCTGAGGAGCTAAAAGAGATAAAGGAGATGGGCGCCGAGATAGCGATAGTTATCGGCGGCGGGAATATCCTGAGGGGTACCCAGGCGGCAAAGGCGGGGATAGACCGCGTGCAGGCCGATTACATGGGAATGCTCGGCACAGTCATCAACGGCCTCGCCCTGCAAAGTTCTTTGGAGCAGATCGGCGTGGAAACCAGAATGCAGACGGCGGTAACCATGTCGCAGGTCGCGGAACCTTTTGTAAGGCGGAAGGCGATAAGGCACCTCGAAAAGGGGAGAATAATCATCTTTGCTGGCGGAACGGGTAACCCGTATTTTACTACCGACACCACAGCATCGCTCAGGGCGATGGAAATGAAGGCCGAAGTCCTTTTAAAGGCCACAAAGGTGGACGGCGTATATTCGTCCGATCCCATGGTGGATAAAAACGCTAGAAAGTACACGGAACTGAAGTTTATCGACGTCCTTCAGAAAGGCATCAAGGTTATGGACGCCGCCGCCATTTCGCTATGCATGGAAAACAGGGTTACCATCATAGTTTTCAATACGCTTGAAAGAGGGAACATCAAAAGGGTTCTCTGCGGAGAAAAGATTGGAACAATTGTACGGGGGGTATGA
- a CDS encoding isoprenyl transferase, whose product MNNDETSIWERIDKSRLPKHVAVIMDGNGRWAKKRFLPRIMGHREGGKTVDRIVTLAREIDLKALTLYSFSTENWSRPESEVNALMNILKEYLVKEKKRMIDENIRFNAIGRISDLPSSTLEYLTDVMEATKHNDGTILTLALSYGSQDEMIDAVRSIGRKIKSGQLEPDDITGELFANELYTAGLPDVDLLIRTSGELRISNFLLWQIAYAELYFTDIYWPDFTRLEFLKAIQDYQKRERRFGLSGEQMAMDSEDGVDSGGNADTTPG is encoded by the coding sequence GTGAATAACGATGAGACGTCCATTTGGGAGAGGATAGATAAATCCAGGCTGCCGAAACATGTGGCGGTGATAATGGACGGGAACGGGCGCTGGGCGAAGAAGAGATTCCTCCCGAGGATAATGGGGCACCGCGAAGGTGGTAAAACAGTCGACAGAATTGTTACCCTCGCCAGGGAAATAGATCTAAAGGCGCTGACACTTTATTCATTCTCAACTGAAAATTGGAGCCGCCCTGAAAGTGAAGTAAACGCCTTGATGAACATCCTCAAGGAGTACCTTGTAAAAGAAAAAAAGAGGATGATCGATGAAAACATCAGGTTCAACGCGATCGGCAGGATATCCGATCTCCCCAGCTCGACGCTTGAATATCTGACCGACGTCATGGAAGCTACGAAGCATAATGACGGCACGATTCTTACGCTCGCCCTCAGTTACGGATCGCAGGACGAGATGATCGACGCGGTTCGGTCTATCGGGAGGAAAATAAAGTCGGGCCAGCTGGAGCCTGACGATATTACCGGGGAACTTTTTGCCAACGAGCTTTACACTGCTGGCCTGCCGGATGTCGATCTCCTTATCAGGACCAGCGGCGAACTTCGAATCAGCAATTTTCTGCTCTGGCAGATAGCGTATGCCGAGCTTTATTTTACCGATATCTACTGGCCCGATTTCACCAGGCTGGAGTTTTTGAAGGCGATCCAGGATTACCAGAAACGGGAGCGAAGGTTTGGCCTTTCGGGCGAGCAGATGGCGATGGATAGCGAGGATGGCGTTGATAGCGGCGGGAACGCCGACACCACGCCAGGCTAG